The Streptomyces laurentii genome contains a region encoding:
- a CDS encoding hydrogenase large subunit (Nickel-dependent hydrogenase; cl00417;~hydrogenase large subunit [Amycolatopsis mediterranei U32];~identified by MetaGeneAnnotator; putative), translating into MEMAWDPITRIVGSLGIHTKIDFKRKRVAECYSTSSVFRGYSVFMRGKDPRDAHFITSRICGICGDNHATCSVYAQNMAYGVKPPHLGEWLINLGESAEYMFDHNIFQENLVGVDYCERMVRETNPGVLELAERTEAPHAADHGYRTIADIMRSLNPLEGEFYREALQVSRYTREMFCLMEGRHVHPSTLYPGGVGTIASVQLFTDYLSRLMRYVEFMKRVVPLHDDLFDFFYEALPGYEEVGRRRVLLGCWGALNDPEHCDFTYAHMTDWGRRMFVTPGVVVDGKLVTNDLTRINLGIRILLGSSYYDDWEGQEQFVTRDPLGNPVDPRHPWNQHTIPAPQKRNFDDKYSWVMSPRWFDGKDHLALDTGGGPLARLWSTALSGLVDIGFVKATGHSVVINLPRTLTKPETTFEWKIPRWSNALERNRARTYFQAYAAAVALHCAEKGLAEVRAGRTQTWEKFEVPDESIGVGFTEAVRGVLSHHMVIRDGKIANYHPYPPTPWNASTRDTFGTPGPYEDAVQNTPIFEENTPENFKGIDIMRAVRSFDPCLPCGVHMYTGSGRTVKAMHVPTGLSGLGG; encoded by the coding sequence GTGGAGATGGCCTGGGACCCCATCACCCGGATCGTGGGCAGTCTCGGCATCCACACCAAGATCGATTTCAAGCGGAAGAGAGTGGCCGAGTGCTACAGCACGTCCTCGGTCTTCCGCGGCTACAGCGTGTTCATGCGCGGCAAGGACCCGCGGGACGCGCACTTCATCACCAGCCGCATCTGCGGCATCTGCGGTGACAACCACGCCACGTGCTCCGTGTACGCGCAGAACATGGCGTACGGCGTGAAGCCCCCGCACCTGGGGGAGTGGCTCATCAACCTCGGCGAGTCCGCCGAGTACATGTTCGACCACAACATCTTCCAGGAGAACCTGGTAGGCGTCGACTACTGCGAGCGGATGGTCCGTGAGACCAACCCCGGGGTCCTGGAACTCGCCGAGCGCACCGAGGCCCCGCACGCCGCCGACCACGGCTACCGCACGATCGCCGACATCATGCGCTCGCTCAACCCCCTCGAAGGCGAGTTCTACCGCGAGGCGCTCCAGGTCAGCCGCTACACCAGGGAGATGTTCTGCCTGATGGAGGGGCGTCACGTACACCCCTCCACGCTCTACCCCGGAGGTGTCGGCACCATCGCGTCGGTCCAGCTCTTCACCGACTACCTCAGCCGGCTCATGCGCTACGTGGAGTTCATGAAGCGGGTCGTCCCGCTCCACGACGACCTGTTCGACTTCTTCTACGAGGCGCTGCCCGGGTACGAGGAGGTCGGCCGCCGCCGGGTGCTGCTCGGCTGCTGGGGCGCGCTCAACGACCCCGAGCACTGCGACTTCACGTACGCCCACATGACCGACTGGGGGCGGCGGATGTTCGTCACCCCGGGCGTCGTGGTCGACGGCAAGCTCGTGACCAACGACCTCACCCGGATCAACCTCGGCATCCGCATCCTGCTCGGCAGCTCGTACTACGACGACTGGGAAGGGCAGGAGCAGTTCGTCACCCGCGACCCGCTGGGCAACCCCGTCGACCCCCGGCACCCCTGGAACCAGCACACCATCCCCGCCCCGCAGAAGCGGAACTTCGACGACAAATACAGCTGGGTGATGTCCCCCCGGTGGTTCGACGGCAAGGACCACCTGGCGCTCGACACCGGCGGCGGTCCCCTCGCCCGGCTGTGGTCGACCGCCCTGTCCGGCCTGGTCGACATCGGCTTCGTCAAGGCCACCGGGCACAGCGTCGTCATCAACCTGCCCCGGACGCTGACCAAGCCGGAAACCACCTTCGAGTGGAAGATCCCGCGGTGGAGCAACGCCCTGGAGCGCAACCGCGCCCGGACCTACTTCCAGGCGTACGCGGCGGCCGTCGCCCTGCACTGCGCGGAGAAGGGCCTGGCGGAGGTCCGCGCCGGACGCACCCAGACCTGGGAGAAGTTCGAGGTGCCCGACGAGTCGATCGGGGTGGGCTTCACCGAGGCCGTCCGGGGGGTGCTCTCGCACCACATGGTGATCCGGGACGGCAAGATCGCCAACTACCACCCGTATCCGCCGACACCGTGGAACGCCTCGACCCGGGACACGTTCGGCACCCCCGGCCCCTACGAAGACGCGGTGCAGAACACCCCAATCTTCGAGGAGAACACGCCCGAGAACTTCAAGGGCATCGACATCATGCGGGCCGTCCGGAGCTTCGACCCGTGCCTGCCCTGCGGGGTGCACATGTACACCGGCAGCGGACGGACGGTGAAGGCGATGCACGTGCCCACCGGCCTGAGCGGCCTGGGCGGATGA
- a CDS encoding hydrogenase small subunit (NADH ubiquinone oxidoreductase, 20 Kd subunit; cl15792;~hydrogenase small subunit [Amycolatopsis mediterranei U32];~identified by MetaGeneAnnotator; putative), with protein sequence MNAGTQAPVERQGAAPGSDEKPIHILWINAGLSCDGDSVALTGAMQPSIEEIALAGLPGLPKIAVHWPLIDFECGPVQGADTFIEWFFKGERGEIDPFVLVIEGSIPNEKIKPEGYWCGFGSDPETGQPITTSEWIDRLAPKALAVVAIGTCASYGGIHAMAGNPTGAMGVPDYLGWDWRSGAGIPLVCVPGCPIQPDNFAETLTYLLYQAAGSAPMIPLDDKLRPAWLFGATVHEGCDRAGYYEQGQFATTYDSPKCLVRLGCWGPVVKCNVPKRGWMNGIGGCPNVGGICIACTMPGFPDKFMPFMDEPPGGKVSSTASRVYGSVIRRLRDITGETVDKEPKWRHAGDELTTGYRPPW encoded by the coding sequence ATGAACGCAGGCACACAGGCCCCGGTCGAGAGGCAGGGCGCGGCTCCCGGCAGCGACGAGAAGCCGATCCACATCCTCTGGATCAACGCGGGCCTGAGCTGTGACGGCGACTCGGTCGCGCTGACCGGCGCCATGCAGCCGAGCATCGAGGAGATCGCCCTGGCCGGTCTGCCCGGCCTGCCGAAGATCGCGGTCCACTGGCCGCTGATCGATTTCGAGTGCGGCCCGGTGCAGGGTGCCGACACGTTCATCGAATGGTTCTTCAAGGGGGAGCGAGGCGAGATCGACCCGTTCGTGCTGGTGATCGAAGGCTCGATCCCGAACGAGAAGATCAAGCCGGAGGGGTACTGGTGCGGCTTCGGCAGCGACCCGGAGACCGGCCAGCCCATCACCACGAGCGAATGGATCGACCGTCTGGCGCCCAAGGCGCTCGCGGTGGTCGCCATCGGCACCTGCGCCAGCTACGGCGGCATCCACGCCATGGCCGGCAATCCGACCGGCGCCATGGGCGTGCCGGACTACCTCGGGTGGGACTGGAGGTCCGGCGCCGGCATCCCCCTCGTGTGCGTACCCGGGTGCCCCATTCAGCCGGACAACTTCGCGGAGACCCTGACGTACCTGCTCTACCAGGCCGCCGGGTCCGCGCCGATGATCCCCCTGGACGACAAGCTCCGCCCGGCCTGGCTGTTCGGGGCGACGGTGCACGAGGGGTGCGACCGCGCGGGCTACTACGAGCAGGGCCAGTTCGCCACCACGTACGACTCGCCTAAGTGCCTGGTCAGGCTGGGCTGTTGGGGTCCTGTCGTGAAGTGCAACGTCCCCAAGCGCGGGTGGATGAACGGCATCGGCGGCTGTCCGAACGTCGGGGGCATCTGCATCGCCTGCACGATGCCCGGGTTCCCGGACAAGTTCATGCCGTTCATGGACGAACCGCCCGGCGGCAAGGTCTCCAGCACCGCCAGCCGCGTGTACGGCTCCGTGATCCGCCGGCTGCGGGACATCACGGGCGAGACCGTGGACAAGGAGCCGAAGTGGCGGCACGCCGGTGACGAGCTCACCACCGGCTACCGGCCGCCGTGGTGA
- a CDS encoding formyltransferase (C-terminal subdomain of the Formyltransferase-like domain foundin HypX-like proteins; cd08701;~Crotonase/Enoyl-Coenzyme A (CoA) hydratase superfamily. This superfamily contains a diverse set of enzymes including enoyl-CoA hydratase, napthoate synthase, methylmalonyl-CoA decarboxylase, 3-hydoxybutyryl-CoA dehydratase, and dienoyl-CoA isomerase; cd06558;~HypX protein, N-terminal hydrolase domain; cd08650;~catalytic site [active];~enoyl-CoA hydratase; Provisional;~formyltransferase [Streptomyces scabiei 87.22];~identified by MetaGeneAnnotator; putative;~oxyanion hole (OAH) forming residues;~putative active site [active];~putative cosubstrate binding site;~putative substrate binding site [chemical binding];~substrate binding site [chemical binding];~trimer interface [polypeptide binding]) — MRILLIASGYNSLTQRAEAELRDRGHAVSVEVTPDEAAVREAVGRHAPDLVVAPMLRTVVPRDVWSSRICLIVHPGPVGDRGPSSLDWAIHDGAAEWGVTVLQADEEMDAGDVWATAAFRVPEVAKSDLYRNELSDAAMAAVHLAVERVAAGATPRPQTGPVRARPHLRQERRRISWEQDTETVLRVLRAADSQPGVRDELLGEEWFLHGGHAEDGLRGRPGELLATRTGAICRATADGAVWIPELRARTGPGGERACKLPATLALAGRLPELPELPAPRQLPERGRTWSDIRYQEHGAVGMLSFAFPGGAMSTDHCRRLLRAYGTACRRPTSVLVLGGQRDFFSNGIHLGVVEAAADPAAESWATINAMNDLVEAVLTTTDRLVVSAIGGNAAAGGVMLALAADEVWCRSGAVLNPHYRRMGLYGSEYWTHTLPRRVGPALAERLTRAARPVSASAARSMGLVDRVVACGPAEFAAEMTRLAARLAAHPGTPRRVAAKKAEYEAREASTPLAAYREQELSRMRAIFDDPAAPYHALRRAFVRKEGKGAGSRGLRDAGAAGPADR, encoded by the coding sequence ATGCGCATTCTGCTCATCGCCAGCGGCTACAACAGCCTCACCCAGCGCGCCGAGGCCGAGCTGCGGGACCGCGGGCACGCCGTGTCCGTGGAGGTCACGCCCGACGAGGCGGCGGTACGGGAGGCCGTCGGGCGGCACGCGCCCGACCTGGTCGTCGCCCCGATGCTGAGGACGGTCGTGCCCCGGGACGTCTGGTCGAGCCGGATCTGCCTGATCGTGCACCCCGGTCCGGTGGGCGATCGCGGGCCGTCCTCCCTGGACTGGGCGATCCACGACGGCGCCGCCGAGTGGGGCGTCACCGTCCTGCAGGCCGACGAGGAGATGGACGCGGGCGACGTCTGGGCGACGGCCGCCTTCCGCGTCCCCGAGGTGGCCAAGAGCGACCTGTACCGAAATGAGTTGTCCGACGCCGCCATGGCCGCCGTGCATCTGGCCGTCGAACGGGTCGCCGCCGGGGCGACGCCGCGCCCGCAGACCGGGCCGGTGCGGGCCCGTCCCCACCTCCGCCAGGAGCGGCGGCGGATCTCCTGGGAGCAGGACACGGAAACGGTCCTGCGCGTCCTGCGTGCCGCCGACTCGCAGCCCGGCGTCCGGGACGAGCTGCTCGGGGAGGAATGGTTCCTGCACGGAGGCCACGCGGAGGACGGTCTGCGCGGCCGGCCTGGGGAGCTGCTGGCGACCCGGACCGGCGCGATCTGCCGTGCCACGGCCGACGGCGCCGTGTGGATCCCGGAACTCCGCGCCCGTACCGGCCCGGGTGGGGAACGTGCCTGCAAACTGCCCGCCACCCTGGCCCTCGCCGGACGGCTGCCGGAGCTCCCCGAACTGCCCGCGCCGCGCCAGCTTCCGGAGCGGGGCCGGACCTGGTCCGACATCCGCTATCAGGAGCACGGCGCCGTGGGGATGCTCTCCTTCGCCTTCCCCGGGGGCGCGATGAGCACCGACCACTGCCGCCGCCTGCTCAGAGCGTACGGGACCGCCTGCCGGCGCCCCACCTCCGTCCTCGTGCTCGGCGGACAGCGCGACTTCTTCTCCAACGGCATCCACCTCGGCGTCGTCGAGGCCGCCGCCGACCCGGCCGCCGAGTCCTGGGCCACCATCAACGCCATGAACGACCTGGTCGAGGCGGTCCTGACGACCACCGACCGGCTCGTCGTCAGTGCGATCGGCGGCAACGCCGCGGCCGGCGGGGTGATGCTGGCCCTCGCCGCCGACGAGGTCTGGTGCCGGTCGGGCGCCGTCCTCAACCCCCACTACCGGCGCATGGGCCTGTACGGGTCGGAGTACTGGACCCACACGCTGCCCCGCAGAGTGGGTCCGGCCCTGGCCGAACGCCTCACCCGGGCCGCCCGGCCCGTCTCCGCGTCCGCCGCCCGGAGCATGGGACTCGTCGACCGGGTCGTCGCGTGTGGGCCGGCGGAGTTCGCCGCCGAGATGACCCGCTTGGCCGCTCGACTGGCCGCGCACCCCGGGACCCCGCGCCGCGTCGCGGCGAAGAAGGCGGAGTACGAGGCGCGGGAGGCGTCGACGCCCCTCGCGGCCTACCGGGAACAGGAGCTCAGCCGCATGCGGGCGATCTTCGACGATCCCGCCGCCCCGTACCACGCACTGCGCCGGGCGTTCGTCCGTAAGGAGGGGAAGGGCGCGGGATCACGCGGACTTCGGGATGCGGGCGCGGCCGGTCCGGCCGACCGTTGA
- a CDS encoding araC family transcriptional regulator (AraC family transcriptional regulator [Streptomyces bingchenggensis BCW-1];~COG2207 AraC-type DNA-binding domain-containing proteins;~helix_turn_helix, arabinose operon control protein; smart00342;~identified by MetaGeneAnnotator; putative): MRSTEHAATVDFVERSPHADLRLEHVAAHVGYSPYHLHRSFRRAFGLALHTYVRRRRLTEAARALVDTSDPVLGIALRHGFRGQQSFTSAFSAGYGVPPATWRRTRPFFPLLPYRSPRFTVVWPKACWSARVSPVTFEASGEDGYGGLGMLVTEFRTDVVAGPERFALWREATGQSHMPNRLRSNAHNDFQARMRGLNLSEVQVAGLAYPHLEIARTTKLIRQSDPEVYQFNYFLGGHGTLTVDRRDVALGAGDLVVMDSSRPYQGEVYADPGRWSHVTVQCPRGLLPLPEKAVQRLLAVPISGRHGMGGVLARWLTDLNTRAGEFTRADIPTLASVTLDLLASVIAGCSDAEKALDPEARRSTLRVQINAFVEQHLADPAMTPQTIADAHHISLRHLQQLLAENELRGAVFDLATFNGTWPALAEAVSDE; encoded by the coding sequence GTGCGATCGACCGAGCACGCCGCGACGGTCGATTTCGTCGAGCGTTCCCCGCACGCCGACCTGCGTCTCGAGCACGTCGCCGCCCACGTGGGCTATTCGCCCTACCACCTGCATCGCTCCTTCCGCCGCGCGTTCGGCCTGGCCCTTCACACCTATGTGCGGCGCAGGCGCCTCACCGAGGCGGCGCGGGCCCTGGTCGACACGTCGGACCCGGTCCTCGGCATCGCGCTCCGTCACGGATTTCGCGGGCAGCAGTCCTTCACCAGCGCGTTCTCCGCGGGCTACGGGGTGCCGCCGGCCACGTGGCGACGCACGCGACCGTTCTTTCCGCTGCTGCCCTACCGCTCCCCGCGGTTCACGGTGGTGTGGCCGAAGGCCTGCTGGTCGGCGCGCGTCTCTCCTGTCACGTTCGAAGCCTCAGGGGAAGACGGCTACGGAGGGCTGGGAATGCTGGTGACGGAGTTCAGGACGGACGTCGTGGCAGGGCCCGAACGGTTCGCGTTATGGAGAGAAGCCACGGGACAGTCGCATATGCCCAATCGGCTACGCAGCAACGCCCACAACGACTTCCAGGCCAGGATGCGGGGGCTGAACTTAAGCGAAGTGCAGGTGGCCGGGCTCGCTTACCCGCATCTGGAGATCGCCCGGACAACGAAGCTGATCCGGCAGTCCGACCCCGAGGTGTATCAGTTCAACTATTTCCTCGGCGGGCATGGGACTCTCACCGTGGACAGGCGCGACGTGGCGCTGGGCGCCGGTGACCTGGTGGTGATGGACAGCAGCCGCCCCTACCAAGGTGAGGTCTACGCCGATCCGGGCAGATGGTCGCATGTGACGGTGCAGTGTCCGCGCGGGCTACTGCCGCTGCCGGAGAAGGCGGTGCAGCGCCTGCTCGCTGTCCCGATCAGCGGGCGCCACGGCATGGGCGGAGTATTGGCCCGCTGGCTGACCGACCTCAACACACGCGCTGGCGAGTTCACCCGAGCCGACATTCCCACCCTCGCCTCGGTCACCCTGGACCTCTTGGCGTCCGTCATCGCCGGCTGTTCCGACGCCGAGAAGGCACTGGACCCAGAGGCCCGCCGAAGCACCCTTCGGGTCCAGATCAACGCGTTCGTCGAGCAGCACCTCGCCGACCCGGCCATGACTCCCCAGACGATCGCGGACGCCCACCACATCTCCCTGCGCCACCTCCAGCAGCTCCTCGCCGAGAACGAGCTGCGCGGGGCCGTCTTCGACCTGGCCACCTTCAACGGCACTTGGCCCGCCCTTGCCGAAGCGGTCTCCGATGAGTAG
- a CDS encoding nitrogenase protein alpha chain (identified by MetaGeneAnnotator; putative;~sequence version:1), translating into MHTVAATPGPGEDRLDRLREGDGINELDAGEQATWALSVMADYTREPKGWQARVLIGRTGPECVGPATGFGCLNHTVVAVMDQAQGLANTTRRPVKVIHGVNGEPDRFLPALAKHAASLRGIDSCVWVALPEIQGPARARDEQPLAAPATH; encoded by the coding sequence ATGCACACCGTCGCAGCGACGCCCGGTCCCGGCGAGGACCGCCTCGACCGGCTGCGCGAAGGCGACGGGATCAACGAGCTGGACGCGGGCGAACAGGCCACGTGGGCGCTGTCCGTCATGGCGGACTACACCCGCGAGCCCAAGGGCTGGCAGGCCCGCGTGCTCATCGGACGGACCGGCCCCGAGTGCGTCGGCCCCGCCACCGGATTCGGCTGCCTCAACCACACGGTCGTCGCCGTCATGGACCAGGCGCAGGGCCTCGCGAACACCACCCGCCGGCCGGTGAAGGTCATCCACGGGGTGAACGGCGAGCCGGACCGCTTCCTGCCCGCCCTGGCGAAGCACGCCGCGAGCCTGCGCGGCATCGACTCCTGCGTGTGGGTGGCACTCCCCGAGATCCAGGGCCCGGCCCGCGCCCGCGACGAGCAGCCCCTCGCGGCGCCGGCCACTCACTGA
- a CDS encoding hypothetical protein (identified by MetaGeneAnnotator; putative;~sequence version:1): MKVRKGIVRAIGSAVCAGALAWLVMAGGVTGGAAASGSGMKAVADEGPGHAIEDFGYPNADKILAERNITLKRGDGHILLADCASATDLLEVWSRKKDKICFRVTGTSGYLTLEIPSVFAIKGNGYSAQVDMTVGTEEKSFEIDKNSWTPVGESADEQGREFMLMEIRTTK; this comes from the coding sequence ATGAAGGTACGTAAGGGGATCGTCCGCGCGATCGGATCCGCCGTGTGCGCGGGCGCCCTGGCATGGCTCGTGATGGCGGGCGGTGTGACGGGCGGAGCCGCCGCGAGCGGCTCCGGCATGAAGGCGGTCGCCGACGAAGGCCCGGGCCATGCCATCGAGGACTTCGGCTACCCGAACGCCGACAAGATCCTCGCGGAGCGGAACATCACACTCAAGCGCGGTGACGGCCACATCCTGCTCGCCGACTGCGCGAGCGCGACCGATCTGCTGGAGGTCTGGTCCCGCAAGAAGGACAAGATCTGCTTCCGCGTCACCGGGACCAGCGGCTACCTGACCCTGGAAATTCCCTCGGTCTTCGCGATCAAGGGGAACGGCTACTCCGCTCAGGTCGACATGACGGTCGGCACCGAGGAGAAGTCGTTCGAGATCGACAAGAACTCCTGGACGCCGGTCGGCGAGAGCGCGGACGAACAGGGCCGCGAGTTCATGCTCATGGAGATCCGGACCACCAAGTAA
- a CDS encoding curculin domain-containing protein lectin (Bulb-type mannose-specific lectin. The domain contains a three-fold internal repeat (beta-prism architecture). The consensus sequence motif QXDXNXVXY is involved in alpha-D-mannose recognition. Lectins are carbohydrate-binding proteins which specifically...; cd00028;~Bulb-type mannose-specific lectin; smart00108;~Q-X-W motif;~Ricin-type beta-trefoil; Carbohydrate-binding domain formed from presumed gene triplication. The domain is foundin a variety of molecules serving diverse functions such as enzymatic activity, inhibitory toxicity and signal transduction. Highly specific...; cd00161;~Ricin-type beta-trefoil; smart00458;~Trypsin-like serine protease; Many of these are synthesized as inactive precursor zymogens that are cleaved during limited proteolysis to generate their active forms. Alignment contains also inactive enzymes that have substitutions of the catalytic triad...; cl00149;~curculin domain-containing protein lectin [Streptomyces sp. C];~dimerization interface [polypeptide binding];~identified by MetaGeneAnnotator; putative;~mannose binding site [chemical binding];~putative sugar binding sites [chemical binding];~substrate binding sites [chemical binding]), which produces MSLPRPRPARITGLLAATAVISAGLIPATPAWAVNGPEAAAGAHPSAVKLNLGDEATSRACTGTLVDPLWVLTATSCFATVPGTSVPAGRPALETTVTLSDGTSVAGIEIAPRDDRDAALVRLATPVAGIKATALAGSVPAQGTDLTAVGFGRTKTEWVPNKPHTGAFTVSASDAGNLTLASKGTDAICKGDTGGPLLNAAGELVGVNSRSWQGGCLGMNAAETRTGAISARVDGLASWIDSVKQRPVVVKGGQTLQPGETISSENARLTMQTDGNLVLYHRTGGEGKGGALWATNTEGNPGAFAKMQADGNFVVYKKGGAESDPSSALWASQTWNNTGARLELQADANLVVYTKDGGHGIGGHLWHSDTYPRGDRLVSGAKLMPGYWLTNGRTVLLMDIQGNVHIREAATGRELWSKITWDRYAYLHMQADGNLVLYKKDGGEGRGGALWATDTWSGDGGFATLENNGSLVVRWASGGERWASSMLRGEGSGRCLDSNGNTGATIWDCWGGGTQQWDVTPAKELRVGGDKCLTADKGAGQGAGVSLATCDGSAEQKWNVNTDNTITAHLNPGQCMNVWGQETANGSRLGLWECNGGSNTKWIRT; this is translated from the coding sequence ATGTCCCTACCCCGTCCGCGCCCTGCGCGGATCACCGGCCTCCTGGCCGCCACCGCCGTCATATCGGCGGGCCTGATTCCCGCCACCCCCGCCTGGGCGGTGAACGGACCCGAGGCCGCCGCCGGCGCGCATCCCTCCGCGGTGAAGCTGAACCTCGGCGACGAGGCCACCAGCCGGGCCTGCACGGGCACGCTGGTCGACCCCCTGTGGGTCCTGACGGCCACGAGCTGCTTCGCCACCGTCCCGGGAACCTCGGTTCCGGCCGGCAGACCGGCCCTCGAGACCACCGTGACCCTCAGCGACGGCACCTCCGTCGCCGGCATCGAGATCGCGCCGCGCGACGACCGCGACGCCGCACTCGTACGACTGGCCACCCCGGTCGCCGGCATCAAGGCCACGGCACTCGCCGGCTCCGTCCCGGCGCAGGGCACCGACCTGACGGCGGTCGGGTTCGGGCGTACGAAGACCGAGTGGGTACCGAACAAGCCGCACACGGGCGCGTTCACCGTCAGCGCGTCCGACGCGGGCAACCTCACCCTCGCGAGCAAGGGCACCGACGCGATCTGCAAAGGCGACACCGGTGGCCCCCTGCTGAACGCGGCAGGCGAGCTGGTCGGCGTGAACTCGCGCTCCTGGCAAGGTGGTTGCCTGGGCATGAACGCGGCCGAGACCCGTACGGGCGCCATCTCCGCCCGCGTCGACGGCCTCGCCTCCTGGATCGACTCCGTCAAGCAGCGCCCGGTCGTCGTCAAGGGCGGGCAGACGCTGCAGCCCGGTGAGACGATCTCGTCGGAGAACGCGCGGCTCACCATGCAGACCGACGGCAACCTGGTCCTGTACCACCGCACCGGTGGCGAGGGCAAGGGCGGGGCCCTTTGGGCGACCAACACCGAGGGCAACCCCGGGGCGTTCGCGAAGATGCAGGCCGACGGCAACTTCGTGGTCTACAAGAAGGGCGGCGCCGAGTCCGACCCGTCCAGCGCGCTCTGGGCGAGCCAGACCTGGAACAACACCGGTGCCCGCCTGGAGCTGCAGGCGGACGCCAACCTCGTCGTCTACACGAAGGACGGCGGCCACGGCATCGGCGGCCACCTGTGGCACAGCGACACCTACCCCCGCGGGGACAGGCTCGTCTCCGGCGCCAAACTGATGCCCGGTTACTGGCTCACCAACGGCCGGACCGTCCTGCTGATGGACATCCAGGGCAACGTCCACATCCGTGAGGCCGCCACCGGCCGGGAGCTGTGGAGCAAGATCACCTGGGACCGGTACGCGTACCTGCACATGCAGGCCGACGGCAACCTCGTCCTGTACAAGAAGGACGGCGGCGAAGGCCGGGGCGGCGCCCTGTGGGCCACCGACACCTGGAGCGGCGACGGCGGATTCGCCACCCTCGAGAACAACGGCAGCCTGGTCGTGCGCTGGGCCTCGGGCGGTGAGCGCTGGGCGAGCAGCATGCTGCGCGGGGAGGGCTCCGGCCGCTGCCTGGACTCGAACGGCAACACCGGCGCCACGATCTGGGACTGCTGGGGCGGCGGCACCCAGCAGTGGGACGTGACCCCGGCCAAGGAACTGCGCGTGGGCGGCGACAAGTGCCTCACCGCCGACAAGGGCGCCGGCCAGGGCGCGGGGGTGTCGCTCGCCA